The sequence cttccttttcgggcgaatcgcccactgctaggcagttcgaggaaggcagcagagactagacttttgtcaatggagagacgcatgaggcgcgacgcggtgttccgtcagaaatatgtagagtttatgcgggagtatgaatccttaggtcacatgtcggtttccaaggtagattggagtgctacggagcactgtttcctgcctcatcatgcggttttgaaaactcctaacggtaaaattagggtcgtgtttgacggttcggttacgacctcctccggcgtctcgttaaatcagtgtctccattcgggtccaaagctgaaccgggacatttcagacatactgacgagcttccgcaggcaccagatcgttttcgtggcagacatccgaatgatgttcaggcaaacggtgattcatccggaggataggcggtatcaactcattctctggcgtgaaagctcagatgagcccataaaaatttatgaactgaacacgaacacttacgggttgcggtcgagtccatatttggcggttcgttctttgcgggagctggcagtgagggaacggttgcactaccctcgtgctgcggacattttggaacgggacctatatgtcgatgacgtatgtacgggcgccgacagtgtcgaagaggccttatcacgcaaggatgaactgatccgccttttgagcaggggcgggtacgagttgagaaaatggctgtctaactgtcctgagttgttgactggtttgccaacggagtatcaacaggatccccatcttttcgagaatgtcgataaccctaacatgctgtcggtcctagggattcaatatcgtccgattcaagatgaatttacctatcgggtggagttggaaaatccaaaggtatggtctaagcgaacggtgctttccacaattgctcgaaccttcgatccaaacggttggatcgctcctgtcacttttctcttaaagtgcttcatgcagcgactgtggtctgctaacctgtcatgggacgaggggattgctggtgacctattgaaggattggttgaactttttctcgtctcttcctgatattaaccacgtgtcaatacctcggaagctggttcctgcgggcaaatacaaggcgtctctccacgggttttcggatgcctcggaacgcggattcgcagctgcggtatacttgcgaacggtttcttcaactggaagggttgatatacggttggtgttagctaagagtaaggtcgctccgcttcggacacgcatgacaattccgaagctcgagttgtctggtgccgctctactgactaggttgttaaaccatacagctactaggttacggtcggttattgatttagaaaacactgtgtatgcttggacagacagccagatagtgttgtgctggttgaaggcttcggttcatacacttgaagttttcgtggccaaccgtgtctcccagattcaaggatctgaggtccctctaacatggagacacgtgcctggtgagctcaatccggcggactgcgcttctcggggatgcttagcatcggaaatagttgatcatcagttatggtgggGTCCCCAGTGGCTCACAATGAAGGCTTCTCAGTGGCCACCCTCTCGCATAGGAGTTCCTCCAGGTCTCGTGGCTGCACCGGCGCAGTTCGAGGATCGAGGAGTGattcaggggttggatttggatctgctcatcaaccgttatagctccttggacaagctggttaaggttaccgcctggattttgaggtttattcggaattgtcgtttgccggtgtctcaacgcaatatgacacctgttgtgtgtcccatcgagcggaagaaggcgctgctgaaattaattgaagttgtgcaagccaccagttttcattcagaattgaaggcgctaaggactgagcgccctaagcttcgtggagctatcgctcgtcttagcccctttgtagacggccaggggctgattcgagtgggaggtagattaagtaactccaatttaccttattcggcgcgccatcctcttttacttcccaagaagagccagttagttgacctgttggtgatggatcgccacatcgcaaattcgcattccggttgcaatgcgctgctggcatccctccagagggaattttggattctgtcagggcgtcgtacggttcggagcgtccttttccggtgtttaccctgttatcggcttaaggcgtctacgatgcagcctcagatgggagatctgcctccagacagagtgaagaagatgaggccattttctggagttggtacggacttcgctgggcccttcatgatcaaggcttcacgtttgcggaatgttaggttaattaaggcttatctgtgcgtctttgtctgtctttcaaccaaagctgtacatcttgaagttgttgccgaccttacaactgaagcctttattgcgagcttggatagatttgtgtcccgtcgaggtttacccgaattgatacgctccgataacggaacgaattttgtaggtgcggaccgttacttgcgggatgtagtaaatttcttgaacaataaccaggtggatattgaaacggccctctctcgtcgcggtattcggtggaccttcagtcctccaggatgcccccactggggtggaattttcgaggcagtagtaaaatcggctaagactcacttgatgcgcgtgatagggcaaacctcgctcacctttgaggagttaactacggtattttgtaaaattgaagcggtacttaattcacggccgttgtgcccgctcagttcagacccgaatgacttggagtcgttaactccaggccatttcttgataggacagccactcaatgcgttgccggagtatcccctctcggatatcaa is a genomic window of Bombyx mori chromosome 1, ASM3026992v2 containing:
- the LOC134201873 gene encoding uncharacterized protein LOC134201873, which encodes MSSNLAVRLGNPIYKSSYSIRGVGNVRISDVIGHTSFIFSSNPNPRLQFRVSALVMPEVIGRHPPVKVNSYIRSLTSDLRLADPKFDTPGPVDVLLGADVLGKLLLTGKRVLHAEGLVAMDTKLGHVLLGPAFRPVAARKSDNFLVGSTLSEVVQRFWELEEPPTAYRVNPDEEECELFYQNNTGRLYSGRFLLRLPFRANRPLLGSSRKAAETRLLSMERRMRRDAVFRQKYVEFMREYESLGHMSVSKVDWSATEHCFLPHHAVLKTPNGKIRVVFDGSVTTSSGVSLNQCLHSGPKLNRDISDILTSFRRHQIVFVADIRMMFRQTVIHPEDRRYQLILWRESSDEPIKIYELNTNTYGLRSSPYLAVRSLRELAVRERLHYPRAADILERDLYVDDVCTGADSVEEALSRKDELIRLLSRGGYELRKWLSNCPELLTGLPTEYQQDPHLFENVDNPNMLSVLGIQYRPIQDEFTYRVELENPKVWSKRTVLSTIARTFDPNGWIAPVTFLLKCFMQRLWSANLSWDEGIAGDLLKDWLNFFSSLPDINHVSIPRKLVPAGKYKASLHGFSDASERGFAAAVYLRTVSSTGRVDIRLVLAKSKVAPLRTRMTIPKLELSGAALLTRLLNHTATRLRSVIDLENTVYAWTDSQIVLCWLKASVHTLEVFVANRVSQIQGSEVPLTWRHVPGELNPADCASRGCLASEIVDHQLWWGPQWLTMKASQWPPSRIGVPPGLVAAPAQFEDRGVIQGLDLDLLINRYSSLDKLVKVTAWILRFIRNCRLPVSQRNMTPVVCPIERKKALLKLIEVVQATSFHSELKALRTERPKLRGAIARLSPFVDGQGLIRVGGRLSNSNLPYSARHPLLLPKKSQLVDLLVMDRHIANSHSGCNALLASLQREFWILSGRRTVRSVLFRCLPCYRLKASTMQPQMGDLPPDRVKKMRPFSGVGTDFAGPFMIKASRLRNVRLIKAYLCVFVCLSTKAVHLEVVADLTTEAFIASLDRFVSRRGLPELIRSDNGTNFVGADRYLRDVVNFLNNNQVDIETALSRRGIRWTFSPPGCPHWGGIFEAVVKSAKTHLMRVIGQTSLTFEELTTVFCKIEAVLNSRPLCPLSSDPNDLESLTPGHFLIGQPLNALPEYPLSDIKPGRLRRYQMLQQMSQDFWKRWSLEYLHLLQQRFKWTDRTSPPHVGDLVLVKDANLPPLRWRRGRIVNLFPGKDGTPRSAEVLVGDSVLKRAVTTLSRLPVD